The following are encoded in a window of Spodoptera frugiperda isolate SF20-4 chromosome 3, AGI-APGP_CSIRO_Sfru_2.0, whole genome shotgun sequence genomic DNA:
- the LOC118281523 gene encoding uncharacterized protein LOC118281523, with protein MDSSPSNRGGLPHRSSPSAATTRNQTQDETIETISTSEIQTWMSSIEQCLNEVSTIASEGKMNAEQKLRISSLCRKVGHGVSQMAVQYQSLKHKALQNYATLLTLKDNEGLATSLSEIKQKLHETLTKKTQESASFADMVKGTKSLIRPQATSSVAIYPSDNTKTSEETKNLVQKIVCPEEMKLKVRGLRKIRNGGVIISTETKDDIQKLKQTVERSTTGLTVDEPQKRKPRILIIGVPTDMAEKEVFKCIYEQNIVDILPTLTKETFLTAVKLSHKSGKRDADSCNYIVEVPASVRKALVNQNRIYINWTSCPVRDFTLVTRCFKCQQYGHASKTCKSATSSCGHCGTEGHATQECSSKEEPPKCATCKRYKKPHNHKTGDSECPARKAAEYRYINSIDYEGA; from the coding sequence ATGGATAGTAGCCCCTCTAATCGTGGCGGGCTACCGCATCGCTCCTCACCATCAGCAGCAACCACCAGAAATCAAACTCAGGACGAAACCATAGAGACTATTTCTACGTCGGAAATTCAAACGTGGATGTCCAGCATTGAACAGTGCCTGAATGAGGTGTCGACCATAGCTTCGGAGGGTAAAATGAATGCCGAACAAAAGCTAAGAATTAGTAGCCTATGTCGCAAAGTGGGACACGGAGTTTCTCAAATGGCTGTACAATACCAGTCATTAAAACATAAAGCCCTACAAAACTACGCCACCCTGCTAACTTTAAAGGATAACGAAGGCCTCGCTACCAGTTTGAGTGAGATCAAGCAGAAACTACACGAGACTCTGACCAAAAAAACTCAGGAAAGCGCTTCTTTTGCAGACATGGTAAAGGGGACAAAAAGCCTTATTCGTCCTCAAGCAACTAGCTCAGTCGCTATATATCCCAGTGACAATACCAAGACCAGTGAAGAGACCAAAAATTTAGTACAAAAAATAGTATGCCCTGAAGAAATGAAGCTAAAGGTTCGTGGACTTCGAAAAATAAGAAACGGAGGAGTTATAATAAGCACGGAGACCAAGGATGACATCCAAAAACTGAAGCAGACAGTCGAGCGTTCTACAACTGGACTTACCGTCGATGAACCTCAAAAACGGAAGCCCCGCATCTTAATTATTGGGGTCCCTACTGATATGGCAGAGAAAGAGGTATTCAAATGTATTTACGAACAAAATATAGTCGACATACTCCCAACTTTGACCAAAGAGACCTTCTTAACCGCAGTCAAACTAAGCCATAAGTCAGGAAAAAGGGATGCTGACAGCTGCAACTACATTGTTGAGGTACCGGCCAGCGTACGGAAAGCCCTAGTAAATCAGAACAGAATTTACATAAACTGGACGTCATGCCCGGTACGAGATTTCACCCTGGTAACTCGGTGCTTCAAGTGCCAGCAGTATGGTCATGCATCGAAGACCTGCAAATCTGCCACCTCATCTTGCGGACACTGTGGGACCGAAGGACACGCAACTCAAGAGTGCTCTTCGAAGGAAGAACCACCGAAATGTGCAACCTGTAAGCGCTATAAAAAACCCCACAACCATAAGACAGGAGATTCGGAGTGCCCAGCTAGAAAAGCCGCTGAATACAGGTACATCAACTCCATAGATTATGAAGGCGCCTAA